The Heyndrickxia acidicola sequence CCTCATCATAGCAAGCTCCTGCGGGGTCTCCGCAAGCACGCTGAATCCCTGAGGAATCTCGTGCCTTTCGCTCCAATCCACATTGGGATCAATTCAACATTGGATTTTCAGTAGTTATTTGATTGTGCCCTGATCTTCCAGCTTGTTATTTTCGGCTTTAAGCACTCACTCCAATTAACTCTGAATTCAAATCAGTAATGGAATTTTACAAAGACATGGTTGTGCTCTGTTTTTCCTGCTGGTTGATTTCCGCTGCACCACTCGCTTTCCACGGGGCGGCCCGGGAGCCTCATCATAGCAAGCTCCTGCGGGGTCTCCGCAAACACTCTGGATCCCGCAGGAGTCTCGTTCCTTCCGCTGCAATCCGCATTGCATTCAAATCAACACAGAGGTCTTACGAAGAAAATGACTTAAGTCCTCATCCTCCTGCAGGTTGCTTTCCGCGGGGCGGCCCGGGAGCCTCATCATAGTAAGCTTCTGCGGGGTCTCCGCAAGCACGCTGAATCCCTGAGGAATCTCGTGCCTTTCGCTCCAATCCACATTGTAATTTAAATCAACACAGGGGTTTTACTGAGAAGATGGTGTCAGTTCTCATCATCCTGCAGGTTGCTTTCCGATACAGGTACTCGCTATCCACAGGCAGTCAGGAGCCTTCTCGCCCCTTCTATACAGGAAGTATCACTTTTTTGCTCCAATCTCAATTGGGTATCAATATCAACTTTAAATTGTAACAAGGCCTGCTTTATAATTGGATACCTTTACTCTTTTTGTGGAAGGCTACAGAAGAGTGGAGGTGAAGAATATGGCCAAAAAGGCTAATAACCGGGGAAACAGAACATCCGGCGTGAATCCACAAGGGTTCGCACAGGATGTGTCGTCTGCTCAGAATCCGAAAAGCGAGCTTGAAAACCGCGCGAAGAAAAGCAACACAAAAATATAATGAGATACGGGGCTGGCCGCAGCATGAACGCCAGCTCTTGCAATATTATCAAAGGACTCGGGTATTTGTATGCCCGGGTTTTTGCCTGAAACAAATACATATTGACACTGATATGCGCGTTTGTTAAAATTATCTTGAATTCGAGATAATTATTTCGGTTTAGAAAATATATTTCTAAAAATTTTTATGTTAATACCTCGATTTCGAGATAATTGCACATACTATAGATTATGCTTAGATACGAGATTGGACTCAGCAAATAAAGTGGAACAGCAGAATTAATAAACACAATAATGAACGAAGATAAAAACAGTGGTAGAAGAGGAGAGATGAAAATGGGAAAAAGAACAGCCGGAATTCACCATATTACCGCAATTGTAGGAAATCCTCAGGAGAATGTTGATTTCTACGCAGGAGTATTGGGCCTTCGCCTTGTGAAAAGAACGATTAACTTTGATGATCCGGGAACCTACCATCTTTATTTTGGTGATGAAGCAGGAAAACCAGGAACCATTATTACGTTTTTTCCATGGCCTGATGCGTACCGCGGAAAAATTGGAGACGGCCAAGTTGGCGTAACTACTTATGCAGTCCCGAAAGGAGCCATGTCCTTTTGGGAAAATCGATTAGAGAAGTTTCAGATTCCTTTTACAAAAACAATGCGGTTTGGCGAGGACATCTTAGCGTTTGATGATCCTCATGGCTTGCATTTGGAAATTGTGGAGCGAGTAGAAGGGGAAAAGAATACGTGGGAGTTTGGCGATGTCACTGCGGATGTTGCGATCAAAGGCTTTGGCGGAGCGACCCTTCTATCCTCCCAGCCTGAAAAAACCGCTGAGCTTCTTGAAAAAGAGTTTGGACTTGTGAGGGTGGGAGAGGAAGGCGATTTCCTTCGCTTCCAATCTCCAAGCGACATTGGCAATGTGATTGATCTTAAGCGTACTGCATCAGGAGCCCGTGGAAAGATGGGAGCAGGCATTGTCCATCATATTGCAATGAGAGCAAAGGATGGGCAGGATCAGCTTGAATGGAGAGGACAATTGGCAAAGCATGGCTATCACATTACGCCAGTCAAGGACCGAAATTATTTTACTTCCGTTTATTTCAGGGAGCATGGTGAAATATTATTTGAAATTGCGACCGATCCTCCAGGCTTTTCTCTGGATGAATCTCCTGATACCATGGGAGAGAGACTCATGCTTCCGGAGTGGTATGAACCGCAGAGACAGAAAATAGAA is a genomic window containing:
- the sspL gene encoding small, acid-soluble spore protein L; amino-acid sequence: MAKKANNRGNRTSGVNPQGFAQDVSSAQNPKSELENRAKKSNTKI
- a CDS encoding ring-cleaving dioxygenase translates to MGKRTAGIHHITAIVGNPQENVDFYAGVLGLRLVKRTINFDDPGTYHLYFGDEAGKPGTIITFFPWPDAYRGKIGDGQVGVTTYAVPKGAMSFWENRLEKFQIPFTKTMRFGEDILAFDDPHGLHLEIVERVEGEKNTWEFGDVTADVAIKGFGGATLLSSQPEKTAELLEKEFGLVRVGEEGDFLRFQSPSDIGNVIDLKRTASGARGKMGAGIVHHIAMRAKDGQDQLEWRGQLAKHGYHITPVKDRNYFTSVYFREHGEILFEIATDPPGFSLDESPDTMGERLMLPEWYEPQRQKIESVLLPIEPRKLD